The following are encoded together in the Rhizobium brockwellii genome:
- a CDS encoding DMT family transporter, whose amino-acid sequence MQPGRTGLAVCMMVAAAFLNSLDAVIVRLLAGEVHPLMIGFFRAFFGLLVVTPWIVSRVDLKASPYRVLHVVRAGLKLASLVALFVAFAHAPLADATAINFTMPMFLVLGAWLVLKEHVGISSVGGIVAGFVGVMIIIRPGASGFDQWLLFALAGAVLTAASQLMLRRMALRDSADRLVAWNLIATVPLGLIVMLPVWSMPSWSQLALLALQGALGALNMTLITRAFGMATASVLAPLDFLRLPVVALMAFSFFAEVPAAQTWIGAAVIIGAAIIGTRGMTWRRKPPVDKP is encoded by the coding sequence ATGCAGCCTGGTCGAACAGGCCTTGCCGTATGCATGATGGTGGCCGCCGCTTTTTTAAATAGTCTCGACGCAGTCATCGTACGCTTGCTGGCCGGCGAGGTGCATCCATTGATGATCGGCTTCTTCCGGGCGTTTTTCGGACTTCTTGTCGTCACGCCCTGGATCGTGTCACGGGTCGACCTGAAAGCCTCTCCCTATCGTGTTCTGCATGTCGTGCGCGCGGGTCTGAAGCTTGCCTCACTGGTCGCATTGTTCGTCGCCTTTGCGCACGCGCCACTCGCCGATGCCACGGCAATCAATTTCACCATGCCGATGTTTCTCGTTCTCGGTGCGTGGCTGGTGCTCAAGGAACATGTCGGCATCTCCAGCGTGGGCGGCATTGTCGCAGGTTTTGTCGGCGTCATGATCATCATTCGCCCTGGAGCGTCCGGTTTCGACCAATGGCTGCTTTTTGCGCTGGCAGGAGCGGTTTTGACGGCGGCCAGCCAATTGATGCTGCGGCGGATGGCATTGAGAGATAGTGCCGACCGGCTGGTTGCATGGAATCTGATAGCGACGGTACCGCTTGGCCTGATCGTCATGCTGCCGGTCTGGTCGATGCCGAGCTGGAGCCAACTCGCACTGCTTGCCCTCCAAGGAGCACTCGGCGCACTCAACATGACGCTGATCACGCGTGCCTTCGGCATGGCGACCGCAAGCGTTCTGGCACCGCTCGACTTTCTCCGACTGCCCGTCGTGGCCCTCATGGCCTTCTCATTTTTCGCGGAAGTTCCGGCCGCACAGACGTGGATCGGCGCGGCGGTGATCATCGGCGCCGCCATCATCGGAACCCGCGGCATGACATGGCGACGCAAGCCGCCGGTTGATAAGCCCTGA
- a CDS encoding NUDIX domain-containing protein has protein sequence MVIRSAGLLIYRRISRDIEVLLVHPGGPFWARKDEAAWSIPKGLVEPGEDELAAAIRETAEELGVAIDGRFTPLGEYRQPGGKIVIAWSIEADPVLDVNSTQSSEFQMEWPPRSGRVKSFPEVDRAGWFSLSDAAIKLVKGQRSMLPGLLTHLERSARSF, from the coding sequence ATGGTCATCCGTAGCGCCGGACTTCTGATATACCGGCGCATTTCCAGAGACATCGAAGTCCTTCTCGTCCATCCGGGCGGTCCTTTCTGGGCCAGGAAAGACGAGGCTGCGTGGTCGATCCCGAAGGGGCTGGTCGAGCCTGGAGAAGACGAGCTCGCGGCGGCAATAAGGGAGACTGCCGAAGAGCTGGGTGTAGCAATCGATGGCAGGTTCACACCGTTGGGCGAATATCGACAACCTGGCGGAAAGATAGTTATCGCGTGGTCGATCGAAGCCGATCCGGTACTGGACGTGAATTCGACACAGAGTTCCGAATTTCAAATGGAATGGCCACCGCGGTCAGGCCGGGTAAAGAGCTTTCCGGAGGTCGATCGCGCGGGGTGGTTTTCCCTGTCCGACGCAGCCATAAAGCTCGTGAAAGGGCAGCGATCAATGCTTCCCGGCCTCCTGACACATCTGGAACGATCGGCTCGAAGTTTTTGA
- a CDS encoding redoxin domain-containing protein produces MGDQKRPLQPGETAPAFALATANFDGIVSFADLSGRPFVIGFFRGLHCPFCRRQLEQLAGVQPTLRAAGVETVAVINTPVERARLYFRHRPTPITLLCDPDCRTHRAYGVPHVEFLPEGSCEQPEWPYGATMAQFQAARINPTDELPKPLHPMEANTVLNAKDRFELDEADHAIFANHATQLVGHFLVNANGTIGWAQIEALDGPNSLSIFPTAAEIIAAAGSLER; encoded by the coding sequence ATGGGAGACCAGAAACGCCCGCTGCAACCAGGAGAAACCGCCCCCGCCTTTGCACTCGCCACGGCCAACTTCGACGGAATCGTCTCTTTCGCCGACTTGAGCGGTCGCCCGTTCGTGATCGGGTTCTTTCGCGGGCTGCACTGCCCGTTCTGCCGACGCCAGCTAGAACAGCTTGCCGGCGTACAGCCGACCCTGCGCGCCGCCGGTGTGGAGACCGTGGCCGTTATCAACACGCCGGTGGAACGTGCCCGCCTGTATTTCCGCCACCGGCCGACGCCAATAACACTTCTGTGTGACCCGGACTGCCGCACGCATCGAGCCTACGGTGTGCCGCATGTCGAGTTCCTGCCGGAAGGGAGCTGCGAGCAGCCCGAATGGCCCTATGGCGCAACGATGGCGCAGTTCCAGGCGGCACGCATCAACCCCACGGACGAGTTGCCGAAACCTCTGCACCCGATGGAAGCCAACACCGTACTCAACGCCAAGGACCGGTTTGAGCTTGACGAAGCCGACCATGCGATCTTCGCGAACCACGCTACCCAACTCGTCGGTCACTTCCTGGTCAATGCGAACGGCACCATCGGCTGGGCACAAATCGAGGCGCTCGACGGACCGAACAGCCTCTCCATCTTCCCGACCGCGGCGGAGATCATTGCCGCCGCTGGCAGCCTTGAACGCTGA
- a CDS encoding ABC transporter ATP-binding protein, with protein MASVSVANARKSYGHFEVLHGVDIDIQDGEFVILVGPSGCGKSTLLRMIAGLEEISAGRISIGSKVVNNVAPKERDIAMVFQSYALYPHLTVEANMGFSLKLAKAPKEQTRQRVREAAEILGLEHLLDRYPKNLSGGQRQRVAMGRAIVRNPQVFLFDEPLSNLDAKLRVQMRSEIKQLHQRLKTTTIYVTHDQIEAMTMADRIVVMRDGFVEQIGSPLDLYDRPANLFVAGFIGSPAMNLIRGQVSTSGPLELIVDGGGRLPLPEAASLERGAQLIYGIRPEHLTIGHGAVAAEVVLVEPTGAEVQITTKFGADHLVATVRERLDLRAGDQIVVAPDLSKLHLFDAKTEKRLRSV; from the coding sequence ATGGCGTCAGTAAGTGTGGCGAATGCCCGCAAGAGCTACGGTCACTTCGAAGTTCTGCATGGGGTGGACATTGATATCCAAGACGGCGAATTCGTAATCCTGGTCGGTCCGTCCGGGTGCGGGAAGTCGACATTGTTGCGGATGATCGCCGGCCTCGAAGAGATTTCAGCCGGCCGGATATCGATCGGCAGCAAGGTCGTGAACAATGTCGCGCCAAAAGAACGCGATATCGCGATGGTTTTCCAGTCCTATGCGCTCTACCCCCATCTGACCGTCGAGGCGAATATGGGTTTTTCGCTGAAGCTGGCGAAAGCACCCAAGGAACAGACCAGGCAACGTGTTCGGGAGGCCGCTGAAATTCTCGGGCTCGAGCATCTGCTCGACAGATATCCGAAAAATCTGTCGGGTGGCCAACGCCAACGTGTGGCGATGGGCCGTGCGATCGTCAGAAATCCGCAGGTCTTCCTGTTTGACGAACCATTGTCGAACCTCGACGCAAAGCTGCGGGTGCAGATGCGTTCGGAAATCAAGCAACTGCATCAGCGACTGAAGACAACGACCATTTACGTCACCCACGACCAGATCGAGGCGATGACGATGGCTGATCGGATTGTTGTGATGCGGGACGGCTTCGTCGAGCAGATAGGCTCGCCGCTCGATCTCTACGACCGGCCGGCAAACCTTTTCGTGGCGGGCTTCATCGGTTCGCCGGCGATGAACCTTATTCGAGGCCAGGTCAGTACTTCGGGGCCGCTGGAGTTGATCGTGGATGGCGGAGGTAGGTTGCCGCTGCCGGAAGCAGCGTCATTGGAACGCGGGGCGCAGCTTATCTACGGCATTCGCCCCGAACATCTCACAATCGGACACGGTGCTGTTGCCGCTGAGGTCGTTCTCGTTGAGCCTACCGGTGCTGAGGTCCAGATAACCACGAAGTTTGGCGCCGATCACCTCGTTGCGACCGTAAGAGAACGCCTTGATCTGCGCGCCGGCGATCAGATCGTCGTTGCCCCAGACCTTAGCAAACTGCATCTGTTCGACGCAAAAACCGAAAAGCGGTTGAGGTCCGTCTAA
- a CDS encoding D-tagatose-bisphosphate aldolase, class II, non-catalytic subunit: protein MTRIEENRQIALRKLFGVRNLPFPHGVTSVCSAHPLVIEAALRRAGMEHRAVLIEATCNQVNQEGGYTAMTPVDFRRFIENVAAATDFPAERIILGGDHLGPNPWRTLAAEEAMLRAAAMVTAYVEAGFEKIHLDTSMGCAGEPAALDDELTAARAARLAKAAEEAALRSGRRPPVYIIGTEVPPPGGATHALEDIEITRADAAMKTLAVHRASFAEAGLASAMERVIGIVVQPGVEFGNTDVALYKPERAKSLIGSLDDMPGLVFEAHSTDYQPAEALSALVDGGFAILKVGPGLTFALREALYGLDTIADVLAGKTPRTGLVTTMEKIMVEQPASWAGHYGGSPDAERLQRHFSYSDRIRYYWPDPRASAAVGELFSRLPDEIPETLISQYLGRLYSDVVSKRVAPKARELCLAAIDAVLAPYSAATASR, encoded by the coding sequence ATGACGAGGATCGAAGAGAACCGGCAGATCGCGCTGCGAAAGCTTTTCGGCGTCCGAAACCTGCCTTTTCCACATGGCGTCACTTCGGTCTGCTCGGCTCATCCGCTGGTCATCGAGGCAGCCCTTCGGCGTGCCGGCATGGAGCACCGGGCGGTCCTCATCGAAGCCACCTGCAATCAGGTCAATCAGGAAGGCGGCTATACCGCGATGACGCCTGTGGACTTTCGCCGGTTCATCGAGAACGTCGCCGCAGCGACTGATTTTCCAGCCGAACGCATCATTCTGGGAGGCGATCATCTCGGCCCCAACCCATGGAGGACGTTGGCGGCCGAGGAGGCAATGCTGCGCGCTGCGGCTATGGTGACGGCCTATGTCGAGGCAGGGTTCGAAAAGATTCACCTGGACACGTCGATGGGCTGTGCCGGTGAACCGGCGGCGCTCGATGACGAATTGACCGCGGCGCGGGCCGCTCGATTGGCAAAGGCCGCGGAAGAGGCCGCTCTTCGTTCAGGCCGCCGTCCGCCGGTCTATATCATCGGAACTGAGGTGCCGCCTCCAGGTGGCGCAACGCACGCACTCGAAGACATCGAAATTACGCGGGCCGATGCGGCGATGAAAACCCTGGCGGTTCACCGGGCGTCGTTTGCCGAAGCAGGTTTGGCGTCGGCAATGGAGCGGGTCATTGGGATCGTGGTTCAGCCGGGCGTGGAATTTGGCAACACGGACGTGGCGCTCTACAAGCCTGAACGGGCCAAGAGCCTCATTGGTTCGCTGGACGACATGCCCGGCTTGGTTTTCGAAGCACATTCCACCGACTACCAACCGGCCGAAGCCTTGTCTGCTCTCGTTGACGGCGGCTTTGCAATCCTCAAGGTCGGACCAGGGCTGACTTTCGCGCTGCGCGAAGCGCTGTACGGTCTCGATACGATCGCTGATGTACTTGCAGGGAAGACGCCACGAACCGGACTGGTGACGACCATGGAAAAAATCATGGTTGAGCAACCGGCAAGCTGGGCGGGCCACTATGGCGGCAGTCCCGATGCGGAGCGACTGCAACGGCATTTCAGCTATAGCGATCGAATTCGCTATTACTGGCCGGATCCTCGAGCATCCGCCGCAGTCGGCGAATTGTTCAGCCGGCTTCCTGATGAAATTCCCGAAACTCTGATCAGCCAATATCTCGGCCGACTCTATTCTGACGTGGTGTCAAAGCGGGTCGCTCCGAAGGCCCGCGAGCTCTGCCTTGCTGCGATCGACGCGGTATTGGCGCCTTATTCAGCCGCCACGGCAAGCCGATGA
- a CDS encoding SIS domain-containing protein, with the protein MNTTEKVIFEQFPYWEKAIGSNSAIDRAELLVFVGCGTSFNLALSLAAYANMAGRRAIAVPGAEWQNRPSAFWPEWRNTHVVALSRSGETTETVAAAKASRAAGAFVTAITVEPESSLAKNCDRMIAAETHPDEGIVMTVSASLMVLLGLQMIGQKVPASVVNSARQLASALDAALPGIIADRSHFVFLGGGPLFGVALEGALKLMEMSQIMTQAFHPLEYRHGPISLVDGKTVAVMLYSSDQREAETKLAGELREKGAVVIGIGGPGDLELAVDVDLSLAGLVVLPALQVLGERAAQARKIDTVSPRHLTKVVTLA; encoded by the coding sequence ATGAACACGACCGAAAAAGTCATTTTCGAGCAATTTCCCTACTGGGAGAAGGCGATCGGCTCGAATTCAGCTATCGATAGGGCGGAGCTCCTCGTCTTCGTCGGCTGCGGCACGTCTTTCAATCTTGCACTTTCGCTGGCAGCCTATGCCAATATGGCCGGACGAAGGGCAATCGCGGTGCCCGGCGCCGAATGGCAAAACCGGCCGTCGGCTTTCTGGCCGGAGTGGCGCAACACGCACGTCGTCGCGCTTTCCCGCAGCGGCGAGACGACAGAAACGGTCGCCGCGGCAAAGGCAAGCCGGGCCGCCGGCGCCTTCGTGACGGCGATAACCGTCGAACCGGAAAGCTCTCTGGCGAAAAATTGCGATCGGATGATCGCGGCCGAAACCCATCCGGACGAAGGGATCGTCATGACGGTATCGGCGAGCCTCATGGTCCTTCTCGGTTTGCAGATGATCGGGCAGAAGGTTCCTGCCTCTGTCGTGAATTCGGCCCGCCAGCTTGCGAGCGCTCTCGATGCCGCGCTTCCTGGAATTATCGCCGACCGGTCGCACTTCGTCTTTCTCGGTGGGGGCCCCCTCTTCGGCGTTGCCCTGGAAGGAGCGCTCAAGCTCATGGAAATGAGCCAGATCATGACCCAGGCCTTCCATCCGCTGGAATACCGGCATGGGCCGATCAGCCTCGTCGACGGCAAGACGGTTGCGGTCATGCTGTACAGCTCCGACCAGAGGGAGGCGGAAACGAAACTGGCGGGAGAACTGAGAGAAAAAGGCGCGGTCGTCATCGGTATAGGTGGTCCAGGCGATCTGGAACTCGCCGTTGATGTCGATCTGTCGCTTGCGGGTCTCGTTGTCCTTCCGGCGCTGCAGGTCCTCGGCGAACGGGCCGCGCAGGCTCGGAAAATCGATACGGTCTCTCCCCGTCACCTGACGAAAGTCGTGACGCTCGCATGA
- a CDS encoding carbohydrate ABC transporter permease has protein sequence MMIWTGVVVLLIWSLGPIYWTIASSVTPSEDFSTRPINFFPQHFTLDHYSRLLGINIARIGGVEVFKQFRAALLNSVVTSIAATLLCVAISSLGAYAFTRLQFPGRKVLFIAVVATLAIPAYAVLIPLYQIMIKLHLVDTYVGVSLIYVSAFLPLSLWLLRSVFEALPIALEEAAQLDGAGRLYIFFNIVLPLAGPGLTAAAILTFLGAWGQYLVPLIFSPQATKPLTVLIPEFVTKNFIDYGLITASGSIAIVIPALVVIFLNRYLVSGLLAGSVK, from the coding sequence ATGATGATTTGGACCGGTGTCGTCGTCCTGTTGATCTGGTCTTTAGGGCCGATCTACTGGACCATCGCGAGTTCGGTTACTCCAAGCGAAGACTTTTCGACCCGACCGATCAACTTCTTTCCGCAGCACTTTACGCTGGATCACTACTCCCGGCTGCTCGGCATCAATATTGCGCGGATCGGAGGTGTGGAGGTATTCAAACAGTTCCGGGCCGCGTTGCTCAATAGCGTGGTGACCTCAATCGCTGCCACCTTGCTTTGCGTCGCGATATCCTCTCTTGGAGCGTACGCGTTCACCAGGCTTCAGTTTCCTGGCCGGAAAGTGCTTTTTATCGCTGTCGTCGCGACTCTGGCCATTCCTGCCTACGCAGTCTTGATCCCGCTCTATCAGATCATGATTAAGCTGCATCTTGTCGATACCTATGTGGGCGTCTCGCTGATCTATGTCTCGGCCTTCCTGCCCCTGTCGCTATGGCTGCTGCGGAGCGTGTTCGAAGCTCTTCCGATCGCATTGGAAGAGGCGGCGCAACTCGACGGAGCCGGCCGGCTCTACATCTTCTTCAATATCGTCCTGCCGCTGGCCGGACCGGGTCTGACGGCAGCGGCAATCCTTACGTTTCTGGGTGCCTGGGGACAGTATCTCGTACCGCTCATTTTTTCGCCGCAGGCGACGAAGCCGCTAACGGTTCTGATCCCGGAATTCGTAACGAAGAACTTCATCGACTACGGGCTCATCACAGCGAGCGGCTCGATCGCCATCGTCATCCCCGCCCTCGTCGTCATCTTCCTCAACCGTTACCTCGTCAGCGGCCTGTTGGCTGGTTCAGTCAAATAA
- a CDS encoding carbohydrate ABC transporter permease, producing the protein MTALASEGATSKRGVGFNADATLGLLLVSPIVLTMAALVFYPMGRTVWDSLHRVNPMQAGTPFVGLENYSRMLSDGQLATTWSNTLMYVVLAVAAETVFGVLAAALINQIKVGRQWVLAAVILPWALPGVVNSVIWLWIYQPGAGLLNGILSALGLPFENHVWFNDRTSAIVAVTIVHVWRMMPLTIVIVLAAMQSIPAHLYEAARIDGATRIQMFGWVTLPLVRSAIAVAMTNATVNAFNLFDEAWVLAGASLETRPVLVQIYLETFQNLRFSYGMALSVVITLVSLLISLVYVLRVYRNTRFD; encoded by the coding sequence ATGACCGCTTTGGCCTCCGAAGGGGCCACGAGCAAACGTGGGGTCGGCTTCAACGCCGACGCCACACTCGGCTTGCTGTTGGTGTCGCCCATCGTTCTCACGATGGCAGCTCTGGTCTTCTACCCGATGGGAAGAACCGTCTGGGACAGCCTGCACAGGGTCAACCCCATGCAGGCCGGCACGCCATTCGTCGGTCTGGAGAATTACAGCCGAATGCTGTCGGATGGCCAGCTCGCGACGACCTGGAGCAACACGCTCATGTACGTTGTTCTGGCTGTTGCCGCCGAAACCGTGTTCGGCGTTCTTGCCGCCGCTCTCATCAATCAAATCAAGGTCGGGCGGCAGTGGGTGCTCGCAGCGGTGATCTTGCCCTGGGCGCTGCCCGGCGTTGTGAACTCGGTCATATGGCTTTGGATTTATCAACCGGGCGCGGGCCTGTTGAACGGCATTCTTTCGGCGCTCGGGCTCCCCTTCGAAAATCACGTCTGGTTCAACGATCGCACCAGCGCCATCGTCGCCGTAACGATCGTCCACGTCTGGCGCATGATGCCTTTGACCATCGTCATCGTCCTTGCCGCGATGCAGAGCATCCCTGCGCATCTCTATGAGGCTGCGCGGATCGATGGGGCCACGCGCATTCAGATGTTCGGATGGGTAACCCTTCCGCTGGTTCGCAGTGCGATCGCTGTCGCCATGACCAACGCAACCGTGAACGCTTTCAATCTCTTCGACGAGGCCTGGGTTCTGGCGGGTGCCAGCCTCGAGACCCGACCGGTGCTCGTCCAGATCTACCTCGAAACCTTCCAGAATCTCCGCTTCTCGTATGGCATGGCGCTATCAGTCGTGATCACTCTCGTGTCTCTGCTGATTTCGCTGGTCTACGTCCTTCGTGTCTATCGCAACACACGGTTCGACTGA
- a CDS encoding ABC transporter substrate-binding protein codes for MHKLILPLLASAALVIAVPALGQDAKPLAGQSITVLMPSPQGPNIASDFEAETGIHVDLQTLSWDDIRPKLVTALVAGTAPADVTEFDWSWTGQFSAAGWYMPLNDVIDADTLKDIGVAKIFTVDGKLLGIPYTNDFRVMLVNKKHFADAGITETPKTLDALVAAAKKIKEKGIVEYPIGLPVSATEGASTSWYLLTKAFGGELFDKDFNPLFTSPDSAGYKALAFELMLLKEGLVDPASTGLKDSQINEGMFAQGITSIMISGEPGRLGQMNDPKQSKVAGQVEAILVPTASGETRSFGLPEALAIPNVSTNKEAAIAFVKWFTSKDFQKKNAVNGFLPTRTSALSELNESGKLNSGDALVAQSKTVEPLFPQGTPPWYPQFSSGVNTAINSAAKGQMSVDQAMEAIASAAKQAMAQ; via the coding sequence ATGCATAAATTGATCTTGCCTCTACTTGCATCAGCAGCTCTGGTAATCGCCGTACCCGCTCTTGGCCAGGACGCCAAGCCGCTTGCCGGCCAGTCGATCACGGTGCTCATGCCATCGCCGCAGGGACCGAACATCGCCTCTGACTTCGAGGCCGAAACCGGCATCCACGTCGACCTGCAGACCCTATCGTGGGACGACATCCGCCCGAAGCTGGTGACCGCTTTGGTTGCCGGTACAGCGCCAGCGGATGTGACCGAATTCGATTGGTCCTGGACCGGTCAGTTCAGCGCCGCCGGCTGGTATATGCCGCTCAACGACGTGATCGACGCCGACACGTTGAAAGATATCGGCGTTGCCAAGATCTTCACGGTTGACGGCAAATTATTGGGAATTCCCTACACCAACGACTTCCGGGTGATGCTCGTCAACAAGAAGCATTTCGCGGATGCAGGCATCACCGAGACGCCGAAAACATTGGACGCCCTGGTCGCTGCAGCCAAGAAGATCAAGGAAAAAGGCATTGTCGAGTATCCGATCGGCCTGCCGGTTTCGGCAACCGAAGGCGCGTCAACGAGCTGGTACCTGCTGACCAAGGCCTTCGGTGGCGAACTCTTCGACAAGGACTTCAATCCGCTCTTCACCTCGCCGGATTCGGCTGGTTACAAGGCGCTTGCTTTCGAATTGATGCTTCTCAAGGAAGGGCTGGTCGATCCGGCGTCTACCGGCCTGAAGGACAGCCAGATCAATGAGGGCATGTTCGCGCAGGGCATCACCAGCATCATGATCTCCGGTGAGCCTGGTCGTCTTGGCCAGATGAACGATCCGAAGCAGTCGAAAGTCGCCGGCCAGGTAGAGGCGATCCTCGTGCCGACGGCAAGCGGCGAGACGCGCAGTTTCGGCCTTCCGGAAGCGCTGGCTATTCCAAACGTCTCTACCAACAAGGAGGCGGCGATCGCTTTCGTCAAATGGTTTACCAGCAAGGACTTCCAGAAGAAGAATGCCGTGAACGGCTTCCTGCCGACACGCACTTCGGCGCTTTCCGAACTGAACGAGTCCGGAAAGCTGAACAGCGGTGACGCTCTCGTGGCGCAGTCCAAAACCGTTGAGCCGCTGTTCCCGCAGGGCACGCCGCCTTGGTATCCGCAATTTTCCAGCGGCGTTAACACAGCGATCAACAGCGCTGCCAAGGGACAGATGAGCGTCGACCAGGCGATGGAGGCCATCGCTTCCGCCGCCAAGCAGGCAATGGCGCAATGA
- a CDS encoding N-acetylglucosamine kinase: MSDALILGIDGGGSKVLVALADKRGRILRRSRGHGVNPMDNPNWLQELEQHLLPFRDEGNLAAVAAALPAYGEVERLSVLQRDAIERLFPNIHRRVLNDVDAAHLGAFAGEPGILILSGTGSMAWARNSEDRSARTGGWGDLIGDEGSSHWVGQRALNLVSQSLDGRAPATALAKALFDHLRIDPSNAMNGLGDWASSLANPRADIAAISALVDQVALGGDNGAIALIEQAADELAKHHEAISGHCDPDADWTYAGGTFSSQLLLKALERRIGRPPALPKLPPIGGALLAAAQLLDWPLDDGWFGQIVATAEGGDRASQ; encoded by the coding sequence GTGAGCGACGCGCTGATCCTCGGCATCGACGGTGGCGGAAGCAAGGTGCTGGTTGCCCTCGCGGACAAGCGCGGCCGGATATTGCGGCGTTCCCGCGGCCACGGGGTCAATCCCATGGACAATCCGAATTGGCTCCAGGAGCTGGAGCAGCATCTCCTTCCGTTTCGCGATGAAGGAAATCTGGCGGCCGTCGCCGCAGCGCTGCCCGCCTACGGGGAGGTTGAGCGCCTGTCGGTTCTACAACGGGATGCGATCGAGCGCCTGTTCCCGAACATCCACCGGCGTGTCCTCAACGACGTCGACGCGGCGCACCTTGGTGCCTTTGCGGGCGAGCCGGGCATCCTCATTCTTTCCGGCACGGGTTCAATGGCATGGGCGCGCAACTCTGAAGACCGCTCGGCGCGCACCGGCGGCTGGGGAGATCTCATCGGCGACGAAGGCAGCAGCCATTGGGTCGGGCAGAGGGCGCTTAACCTTGTCAGCCAAAGCTTGGACGGGCGTGCTCCGGCAACAGCTCTCGCAAAGGCCTTGTTTGACCACCTTCGCATCGACCCGAGCAATGCCATGAATGGCCTCGGCGATTGGGCCAGCTCCTTGGCAAACCCACGGGCGGACATTGCAGCAATTTCGGCCCTCGTCGATCAGGTCGCACTTGGCGGCGACAATGGGGCGATCGCGTTGATCGAGCAGGCCGCCGATGAATTGGCGAAGCATCATGAGGCAATTTCCGGCCATTGTGATCCGGATGCCGACTGGACCTATGCCGGCGGTACTTTTTCGAGCCAGCTTCTTTTGAAGGCGCTTGAACGCCGAATTGGCAGGCCTCCGGCTTTGCCGAAACTTCCCCCCATTGGCGGCGCGCTCCTGGCTGCCGCCCAGCTTCTCGACTGGCCGTTAGACGACGGCTGGTTCGGGCAAATCGTGGCAACGGCCGAAGGCGGTGACCGCGCATCCCAGTGA
- a CDS encoding DeoR/GlpR family DNA-binding transcription regulator: protein MSQAVGVKVDRLDAIRSHLYANGFSTIQALADAIGASLATVRRDLQILEQEGAIDRVHGGARIAEGSSVEVAFQEREKRHLSAKRAIATTAYDLLHPRTAIFLDAGTTVLQLARLVRINPMPLRIFTNGLTVAQEFLNIPNLEVVLLGGQLRSENASLVGPQAEAMLETLWFDQLFLGASAISSDGAIYSVDSAEASLNRRMLARSANRFVLADSSKFGTTATYKVAPLDTAKVITDSGLSRHWREELVNFGVDATIADLRAKE, encoded by the coding sequence TTGAGCCAGGCAGTCGGAGTGAAGGTCGATCGACTGGATGCCATTCGCAGCCACCTTTACGCGAACGGCTTTTCGACCATCCAGGCGCTTGCCGATGCGATCGGAGCATCGCTTGCCACGGTTCGCAGAGACCTGCAGATCCTCGAGCAGGAGGGCGCCATTGATCGCGTGCATGGTGGAGCGCGCATTGCCGAAGGATCGTCGGTTGAGGTTGCCTTTCAGGAGCGCGAAAAGCGCCATCTATCAGCCAAACGGGCGATTGCCACCACGGCCTACGACCTGCTTCATCCACGTACGGCAATCTTTCTCGACGCGGGAACGACCGTTCTGCAGCTTGCGCGCCTCGTTCGCATCAACCCCATGCCGCTCAGGATATTCACCAACGGCCTGACGGTAGCGCAGGAATTCCTGAATATTCCGAATTTGGAAGTGGTGCTTCTCGGCGGTCAGCTGCGTAGCGAGAATGCGTCGCTTGTCGGACCCCAGGCGGAGGCAATGCTGGAGACATTATGGTTCGACCAGCTCTTTCTTGGCGCCAGCGCCATCAGCTCCGACGGTGCGATTTATAGCGTGGACAGTGCGGAAGCGAGCCTCAACCGGCGCATGCTGGCTCGGTCGGCCAATCGTTTCGTCCTGGCCGATTCCTCGAAATTCGGAACCACGGCGACTTACAAGGTCGCCCCGCTGGACACCGCGAAAGTCATTACCGATTCCGGGCTTTCGCGGCATTGGCGCGAGGAGCTTGTCAATTTCGGCGTCGACGCGACGATCGCCGACCTGAGGGCGAAAGAGTGA